In Alphaproteobacteria bacterium, one DNA window encodes the following:
- a CDS encoding response regulator, which translates to MNITQPSNSPKLSSTPTSAKDNSSHTPHILIIEDNELNLKLFNDLLEAHGYGTLHTRSGMEGIRLARRHHPDLILMDIQLPEVSGLELIGMIKADASIKHIPVITVTAFAMKGDEERARSAGCDGYMSKPISIKHFIGTIDEFLGQKRPQPI; encoded by the coding sequence ATGAACATAACGCAACCAAGCAACAGTCCTAAATTGAGTTCAACTCCAACGTCTGCAAAGGACAACTCCTCACACACGCCGCATATCCTGATTATCGAAGACAATGAACTGAACTTAAAACTTTTCAATGATCTGCTAGAGGCCCACGGCTACGGCACTTTACACACGCGCAGTGGCATGGAAGGCATTAGGCTCGCCCGTCGTCATCATCCCGATTTGATCCTGATGGATATTCAACTGCCAGAAGTATCGGGGCTTGAGCTTATCGGCATGATCAAGGCCGATGCCAGCATCAAGCACATTCCCGTCATCACCGTTACGGCCTTCGCCATGAAAGGCGACGAGGAACGCGCCCGCAGTGCCGGATGCGATGGATATATGTCCAAACCCATATCCATTAAGCATTTTATTGGAACGATTGATGAGTTCCTCGGCCAAAAGCGTCCGCAACCGATTTAA
- a CDS encoding NYN domain-containing protein: MIFYREERIAIFIDGSNLYSASKGLGFDIDYKKLLDVFSSRGRLVRAFYYTAFIEDQDYSPIRPLIDWLDYNGFTMVTKPAREYTDSLGRRRVKGNMDIELTVDAMEMADHVDHFLLFSGDGDFRRLVEALQRRGRRVSVVSTIRTSPPMVADELRRQADNFIELQDLAPSIARAQREVPPPAAGVAPPAGAAPIVGKPVGLNDDESDEDNQG; the protein is encoded by the coding sequence ATGATCTTCTATCGTGAAGAGAGGATTGCCATTTTCATAGACGGTTCGAACCTCTATTCGGCTTCTAAAGGCCTGGGGTTTGATATCGACTATAAGAAGCTCTTGGACGTCTTCTCCAGCCGTGGCCGCCTTGTGCGCGCCTTCTACTACACCGCCTTCATCGAGGATCAGGACTACTCGCCCATTCGGCCCTTGATCGACTGGCTGGATTACAACGGCTTCACGATGGTCACCAAGCCCGCGCGCGAATACACCGACAGCCTTGGCCGTCGTCGCGTCAAAGGCAATATGGATATCGAGCTGACCGTGGACGCCATGGAAATGGCCGACCATGTCGATCATTTCTTGTTGTTCTCGGGCGATGGCGACTTCCGCCGTTTGGTCGAGGCGTTGCAACGCCGTGGCCGTCGCGTCAGCGTGGTCAGCACCATCCGCACCTCGCCGCCGATGGTGGCCGATGAACTGCGTCGTCAGGCCGACAACTTTATCGAGCTGCAAGACCTGGCCCCCAGCATCGCCCGCGCCCAGCGTGAGGTTCCGCCTCCTGCTGCCGGTGTCGCCCCGCCCGCCGGTGCCGCTCCCATCGTAGGTAAGCCCGTTGGTCTGAATGACGACGAGTCTGACGAAGACAACCAAGGTTGA
- a CDS encoding DJ-1/PfpI family protein, producing the protein MTTMQEPLASQRIAILLANGFDERQLTGIQRALVRAGARARTVSPEQGLVNGWHGITWGHCFAVDLLLSETLGSDFDMLLIPGGTRSIARLMQTPHTRRFLGHFIDAGKPISVVGEATHLFAGLSQARGLRLSAPETQHAPLQESGIVIVAEDICQDGAVLSGNGAQVDAWVDATLALFTDIATTPQELPISEAA; encoded by the coding sequence ATGACGACCATGCAAGAGCCGCTGGCAAGCCAGCGCATCGCCATTTTATTGGCCAATGGATTTGACGAACGTCAACTGACGGGAATCCAACGCGCCCTGGTGCGCGCGGGCGCACGGGCACGAACGGTCTCGCCCGAGCAAGGCTTGGTGAATGGTTGGCATGGCATCACATGGGGCCACTGTTTTGCCGTAGATCTGCTGCTCAGCGAAACCTTGGGTTCGGATTTTGATATGCTGTTGATCCCGGGCGGCACGCGCAGCATCGCTCGTCTGATGCAAACCCCGCACACACGCCGCTTTCTGGGCCATTTTATCGATGCGGGCAAACCGATTTCCGTGGTGGGTGAAGCCACGCATCTTTTTGCAGGCCTTAGCCAGGCGCGCGGCTTACGCCTGAGCGCGCCGGAAACCCAACATGCCCCGCTGCAGGAGTCTGGCATTGTGATCGTGGCCGAGGATATCTGCCAGGATGGCGCCGTGCTCAGCGGCAATGGCGCGCAGGTAGACGCCTGGGTGGATGCCACATTGGCGTTGTTCACCGACATCGCCACCACGCCCCAGGAACTGCCCATCAGTGAAGCGGCCTAA
- a CDS encoding ferritin-like domain-containing protein → MSQSLAVGSEEHKTLFCRMLLDTFDPYRPAVIAWPNLDDDALARLTALPFWDVAVETEGFASARVKAYAEALSDPLLKEAVSLNAFEESRHKQVLEHMLIFYNIPLREGPDYVTDGDAEWAFMRTGYGECFDSFFAFGLFELARRSGFFPTELVEVFEPVIREEGRHILFFVNWVSWRAASLPWHKRVFFRARCLAALLVNAVGRVSLAGGLGGGKNNQGNDNFVVSGGQNLSVDISLREFLDVCVAENDKRLSPYDPRLQRPMLMPRLIKFVRFFIPRKGAHA, encoded by the coding sequence ATGAGTCAATCACTTGCGGTAGGCTCAGAAGAGCATAAAACGCTGTTCTGTCGAATGTTGCTGGATACGTTCGATCCATATCGACCGGCGGTGATCGCTTGGCCGAATCTGGATGACGATGCTTTGGCGCGTTTGACGGCACTGCCATTTTGGGATGTGGCGGTCGAGACCGAAGGATTCGCCTCGGCCCGGGTCAAGGCTTATGCCGAGGCCCTCAGCGATCCGCTACTCAAAGAAGCCGTCAGCCTGAATGCCTTCGAGGAATCGCGGCATAAGCAGGTGCTGGAGCATATGCTGATCTTTTATAATATCCCGCTCAGGGAAGGGCCGGATTATGTGACGGATGGCGATGCCGAATGGGCGTTCATGCGTACCGGCTATGGCGAATGCTTTGACAGCTTCTTTGCGTTTGGCTTGTTCGAACTGGCGCGGCGTTCCGGATTTTTTCCAACCGAATTGGTCGAAGTGTTCGAGCCGGTGATCCGCGAGGAAGGCCGTCATATCCTGTTCTTCGTCAACTGGGTTTCATGGCGTGCCGCCAGCCTGCCATGGCATAAGCGCGTATTTTTCCGCGCACGGTGCCTGGCGGCCCTGTTGGTCAATGCGGTGGGGCGCGTCAGCTTGGCCGGTGGATTGGGCGGCGGCAAGAACAATCAAGGCAACGACAATTTTGTCGTCAGTGGCGGCCAGAATCTTTCGGTCGATATCAGCTTGCGCGAGTTTCTGGATGTCTGTGTGGCGGAAAACGACAAGCGTTTGTCGCCCTATGATCCGCGCTTGCAAAGGCCGATGCTGATGCCCCGTTTGATCAAGTTCGTCCGTTTCTTTATCCCCAGGAAAGGGGCGCATGCATGA
- a CDS encoding impB/mucB/samB family protein: MDMDRPEELRWLFLDLNSYFASVEQQEDSRLRGRPVIVIPAPTDSTCVIAASYEAKAYGIKTGTPVWEAKRLCPGVILRPARHQIYVAYHHRIVEEVNRHIPVDHVASIDEMACALLGPERAPDQAVRIAHHIKNGLRENLGPCIRASIGIASNVFLAKVGTEIEKPDGLVTLHPGDLPGRLLELRLNDLPGIGRRMHDRLNQAGIETMAQLWTASALTLHSLWGSAVGRDFWYALHGYDLRHGPGGARGSISHSRVLGPPERPMEIARLVARRLTVKAAGRLRRLGYRASFLHMGARLVDGRRWRAEAATHNAADNLTFLQALEDMWQAMSGHFGHSPLRKVSVVLLGLQPANHAIPDLLADIDPVCLRRRRAERLSQIMDQLNRRFGQDTVTLGPSLRHPAYEGTKIAFTRIPDQAEFWE, translated from the coding sequence ATGGACATGGATCGGCCCGAGGAATTGCGGTGGCTGTTTCTGGATTTGAACAGCTATTTTGCCAGCGTCGAGCAGCAAGAGGATTCCCGTCTGCGCGGCCGACCGGTGATCGTGATCCCCGCCCCTACCGACAGCACCTGCGTCATTGCCGCCAGTTACGAAGCCAAGGCCTATGGCATCAAAACGGGCACACCCGTGTGGGAAGCTAAGCGTCTGTGTCCGGGCGTGATCTTGCGTCCCGCACGGCACCAAATCTATGTCGCTTATCATCACCGCATAGTCGAAGAAGTAAACCGGCATATTCCGGTGGATCATGTGGCCTCGATTGACGAAATGGCCTGTGCCCTGCTGGGGCCTGAACGCGCGCCGGATCAGGCTGTGCGGATTGCGCATCACATCAAGAACGGCTTACGCGAAAATCTGGGACCGTGCATCCGGGCTTCCATTGGCATCGCATCGAATGTCTTTCTGGCCAAGGTCGGCACTGAGATCGAAAAGCCCGATGGTCTTGTGACGTTGCATCCGGGCGACCTGCCCGGCCGCCTGCTGGAACTGAGATTGAACGACCTGCCCGGAATCGGACGGCGCATGCATGATCGGCTGAACCAGGCAGGAATCGAAACCATGGCTCAGCTTTGGACGGCATCGGCACTGACCTTGCACAGCCTATGGGGCAGCGCGGTGGGGCGCGATTTTTGGTATGCCCTGCACGGCTACGATCTGCGCCACGGCCCCGGCGGCGCACGGGGCAGCATCAGCCACAGCCGCGTGCTGGGGCCGCCCGAGAGACCGATGGAGATCGCGCGACTGGTGGCCCGTCGCCTGACCGTCAAGGCCGCAGGTCGCCTACGCCGCCTGGGCTATCGCGCATCGTTTCTGCACATGGGCGCGCGGCTTGTCGATGGCAGACGCTGGCGCGCCGAGGCCGCCACCCACAACGCCGCCGACAATCTGACTTTTCTGCAAGCCTTGGAAGATATGTGGCAAGCCATGTCCGGCCATTTCGGCCATTCCCCGCTGCGCAAAGTCAGCGTGGTGCTGTTGGGGTTGCAACCGGCCAACCACGCGATTCCCGACCTATTGGCCGATATCGACCCGGTATGCTTGCGCCGCCGGCGCGCCGAGCGTTTGTCGCAGATCATGGACCAACTGAATCGCCGCTTTGGCCAGGACACCGTGACTCTCGGCCCCAGTTTGCGCCACCCCGCCTATGAAGGCACCAAAATCGCCTTTACCCGCATTCCGGATCAGGCGGAATTTTGGGAGTAA
- the dnaE gene encoding DNA polymerase III subunit alpha: protein MSEPDFIHLRVRSAYSLAEGAMTPKALVKLTKAAGMPAVAVTDSMNMFGALEFSMAAADSGVQPIIGCLLRIDMDDLTSSRGALASGGGKPGQGGTYAYLPVLAQNETGYKNLLHLVSQGYLEHGDDALPHVTLDMLADASEGVLAMTGGPDGPLAHHLDQNRSDAAEAVLSRLTRIFLDRLYVELQRHDISSPIGQREARHEAWLVAQADQRGLPLLATNDCHFSAPDMYEAHDALLCIAQGRYVSEKDRPRLTPDHGFKSAQEMRDLFTDLPDACDNTLVVARRCAFMPRKRAPILPPFPNSEGLNEEDELRRQAHEGLDVRLAALPAGTDLQPYRDRLEFELGVIIRMGFAGYFLIVSDFIRWAKNQGIPVGPGRGSGAASVVAWSLLITDLDPLRFGLLFERFLNPERVSMPDFDVDFCQERRDEVIRYVQERYGAERVAQIITFGKLQARAVLRDVGRVLQMPYGQVDKICKQVPNNPADPPKLVDVLANDSVLQEMKRTDSTVARLFEIAQQLEGLYRHASTHAAGLVIGDRPLEQLVPLYRDPRAVLPVTQFNMKYVELAGLVKFDFLGLKTLTVIQKTLALLRQRGVNLTLEQIPFEDEKSFTMMSCGDTTGVFQLESAGMRDVLRRLRPNRFEDIIALVALYRPGPMDNIPKYIKVKMGEEPPHYPHPLLEPVLLETYGIPVYQEQVMQIAQVLSGYSLGEADLLRRAMGKKIASEMQAQRARFVEGAVERGVDRAQAESIFELMDKFAGYGFNKAHAAAYALIAWHTAWLKANYPVEFMAATMTYDMGNTDRLSVLRQELGRLHIPLLPPDINASGVTFTVETDGQGRQAIRYALAAIKGVGATAMQSLVGERDKGGTYHTLADFAKRIDAHSVNSKMLDSLTRSGALDGLHRNRAQVIAGLDRILNFANRSAQDRASGQGNLFGDDDQGGDKLSLPPASAWDSLSALQHEFDAVGFYLSSHPLDAYRSSLRRLKVLDAASLTAARHPPSVCRMAGIVVGKRERTARSGNRFAFVQLSDATGLFEVTVFSEVLSSTRDWLEAGTPLLLSVEVQASPEGGEGGAGRRLTAQSIELLDQAAARLGEDMCLRLLTPAAAACLAQALKTHAKPGRGKLSLLITLDDGAQAEIDLPGRYQLGPVLQSTLLAVEGVGDAA from the coding sequence TTGTCTGAGCCTGACTTTATCCATCTGCGCGTGCGTTCGGCCTATTCCTTGGCCGAGGGTGCGATGACTCCCAAGGCCTTGGTCAAATTGACCAAGGCTGCAGGGATGCCTGCGGTGGCCGTGACGGACAGCATGAACATGTTCGGCGCGCTGGAATTTTCCATGGCGGCGGCGGATTCGGGCGTGCAACCCATCATCGGCTGCCTACTGCGCATAGACATGGATGATCTGACCTCTTCGCGCGGGGCGCTTGCATCGGGCGGCGGGAAACCCGGGCAAGGCGGTACCTATGCCTATTTGCCGGTATTGGCGCAGAACGAGACGGGCTATAAAAATCTACTGCATTTGGTCAGCCAGGGATATTTGGAGCATGGCGACGATGCCTTGCCTCATGTGACTTTGGACATGCTGGCCGATGCCAGCGAAGGCGTCTTGGCCATGACCGGAGGGCCGGATGGGCCGCTGGCGCATCACCTGGACCAAAATCGATCCGACGCAGCCGAGGCCGTATTAAGCCGATTGACCCGGATATTCCTGGACAGGCTGTATGTCGAACTACAACGCCACGACATATCCAGTCCCATCGGCCAGCGCGAAGCGCGGCACGAAGCTTGGTTGGTGGCCCAGGCGGATCAACGGGGCTTGCCCCTGCTCGCGACCAATGATTGCCATTTCAGCGCGCCGGATATGTACGAGGCGCATGACGCTTTGTTGTGCATCGCCCAAGGCCGTTATGTCAGCGAGAAGGACAGGCCGCGCTTGACGCCGGATCATGGGTTCAAGAGCGCACAGGAAATGCGCGACTTGTTCACCGATCTTCCCGATGCCTGCGACAACACTTTGGTGGTGGCGCGACGTTGCGCCTTTATGCCGCGCAAGCGCGCGCCCATTCTGCCGCCCTTCCCGAATTCCGAAGGCTTGAACGAGGAAGACGAGCTGCGCCGCCAGGCGCATGAAGGATTGGATGTGCGTTTGGCCGCATTGCCGGCGGGAACAGACTTACAGCCTTACCGCGACAGGTTGGAATTCGAGCTGGGCGTGATCATCCGCATGGGCTTTGCCGGATATTTCTTGATCGTCTCCGACTTTATCCGCTGGGCGAAAAATCAGGGCATCCCCGTGGGTCCGGGGCGCGGTTCGGGCGCGGCGTCGGTGGTGGCATGGTCGCTGTTGATCACCGATCTTGATCCCTTGCGTTTTGGTTTGCTGTTCGAACGCTTCTTGAATCCCGAACGTGTGTCGATGCCTGATTTCGACGTAGACTTCTGCCAAGAGCGGCGCGACGAAGTGATCCGCTATGTGCAAGAACGTTATGGGGCCGAGCGCGTGGCCCAGATCATCACTTTTGGAAAGTTACAGGCGCGGGCCGTGCTGCGCGATGTGGGGCGCGTGTTGCAGATGCCTTACGGCCAGGTGGATAAAATCTGCAAGCAGGTGCCCAACAACCCCGCCGATCCGCCCAAATTGGTCGATGTTCTGGCCAATGATTCCGTTTTGCAGGAAATGAAGCGCACCGATTCCACCGTGGCGCGTTTGTTCGAGATTGCCCAGCAATTGGAAGGCCTGTACCGACACGCTTCGACCCATGCGGCCGGGTTGGTGATCGGCGATAGGCCATTGGAGCAGCTGGTGCCGCTGTATCGCGACCCGCGCGCCGTGTTGCCGGTCACGCAGTTCAACATGAAATATGTCGAGCTGGCCGGGCTGGTGAAGTTTGACTTTCTAGGCCTTAAGACTCTGACGGTTATTCAAAAGACGTTGGCTTTGCTGCGTCAGCGCGGCGTGAACCTGACGCTTGAGCAGATACCATTCGAAGACGAAAAATCTTTCACCATGATGTCCTGCGGCGACACGACCGGCGTGTTTCAGTTGGAAAGCGCTGGAATGCGCGACGTGCTGCGCCGTCTGCGTCCCAATCGGTTCGAGGACATCATTGCCTTGGTGGCCTTATATCGCCCCGGACCGATGGACAACATCCCCAAATACATCAAGGTCAAGATGGGCGAGGAGCCGCCCCATTACCCGCATCCTCTGTTAGAGCCGGTGTTGCTGGAGACATACGGCATCCCGGTCTATCAAGAGCAGGTGATGCAGATCGCGCAGGTCTTGTCCGGTTATTCGCTGGGCGAGGCCGATTTGCTGCGCCGCGCTATGGGCAAGAAAATTGCATCTGAAATGCAGGCCCAACGCGCGCGCTTTGTGGAAGGCGCGGTCGAGCGCGGGGTGGATCGCGCCCAAGCAGAAAGCATCTTCGAGCTGATGGACAAGTTCGCGGGTTATGGATTTAACAAGGCCCATGCCGCCGCTTATGCCTTGATCGCTTGGCACACGGCGTGGCTTAAGGCCAATTATCCGGTCGAATTCATGGCCGCCACCATGACCTATGACATGGGCAACACGGATCGTCTGAGCGTGTTGCGGCAGGAACTGGGCCGTTTGCATATTCCCCTATTGCCGCCGGATATCAACGCTTCGGGCGTCACCTTTACCGTTGAAACGGACGGGCAGGGGCGACAGGCGATTCGTTATGCCCTGGCGGCGATCAAGGGCGTGGGCGCGACCGCCATGCAAAGCTTGGTGGGCGAACGCGACAAAGGCGGGACCTATCACACATTGGCGGATTTCGCCAAGCGCATCGATGCGCACAGCGTGAACAGCAAGATGCTGGATTCTCTGACTCGGTCGGGCGCCTTGGATGGGTTGCATCGGAATCGCGCGCAGGTGATCGCGGGATTGGATCGCATTTTGAATTTTGCCAATCGCAGCGCCCAGGATCGCGCCAGCGGCCAGGGCAATTTGTTCGGCGATGACGACCAAGGGGGCGATAAGCTCAGCTTGCCGCCCGCTTCGGCTTGGGACTCTTTGTCGGCCTTGCAGCATGAATTCGATGCTGTAGGCTTTTATTTGTCCTCGCATCCTTTGGACGCCTATCGCTCGTCGTTGCGGCGACTGAAGGTTCTGGATGCGGCCAGCCTGACGGCGGCGCGTCATCCGCCCAGCGTCTGCCGCATGGCGGGGATCGTGGTGGGTAAGCGCGAGCGCACCGCGCGTTCGGGCAATCGGTTTGCCTTTGTCCAATTGTCGGACGCGACGGGATTGTTCGAGGTCACGGTGTTTTCTGAGGTTTTGTCCTCCACGCGCGATTGGTTGGAGGCGGGAACACCTTTGCTATTATCGGTCGAGGTCCAAGCCTCCCCCGAAGGCGGCGAAGGCGGCGCGGGAAGACGCCTGACCGCCCAATCCATCGAGTTACTCGACCAAGCCGCCGCGCGGCTGGGTGAGGATATGTGTCTGCGACTGCTGACACCCGCCGCCGCCGCGTGTTTGGCTCAGGCCCTTAAGACTCATGCCAAACCTGGCCGAGGGAAGCTAAGCTTGCTCATCACCCTAGATGACGGCGCGCAAGCCGAGATCGACTTGCCCGGTCGCTATCAGCTGGGGCCTGTCTTGCAATCGACGCTGTTGGCCGTGGAGGGTGTGGGGGATGCGGCTTAA
- a CDS encoding outer membrane protein assembly factor BamD: MRRFHDWITRALVVGVILLAGACSSDKEEPYVEKPPERLYAEAVADMESGDYKEAARLFSEVERQHPYSQWSPRAQVMTAFMQYQAMEYDKSVDALDRFIQTHPGHSSIAYAYYLRALCFYERIPDVRRDQGFTEKALTALDEVVRRAPDTEYARDARLKMDLANDHLAGREMEVGRYYLGQKIPSAALGRFRRVVEVFQTTSHVPEALHRLVEVYLLLGLTDEAQATAAVLGHNFPGSTWYQDSFGLLDSRGLKPEDKKDSWIGRVWNKMARTIE, encoded by the coding sequence ATGAGACGCTTTCATGATTGGATCACTCGCGCCCTTGTGGTGGGCGTGATTCTGCTGGCTGGCGCTTGCTCTTCCGACAAAGAGGAACCCTATGTCGAAAAGCCGCCTGAGCGTCTCTATGCCGAGGCCGTGGCCGACATGGAAAGCGGCGATTATAAAGAAGCGGCCCGTTTGTTTAGCGAAGTCGAACGCCAACATCCCTATTCCCAATGGTCGCCCCGCGCCCAGGTCATGACGGCATTCATGCAGTATCAGGCCATGGAATATGACAAGTCCGTGGACGCGCTGGACCGCTTCATCCAAACGCATCCGGGGCATTCTTCCATCGCCTATGCCTATTATCTGCGGGCCTTGTGTTTTTACGAGCGCATTCCCGATGTGCGCCGCGACCAAGGATTTACGGAAAAGGCTCTGACCGCGCTAGACGAGGTGGTGCGTCGCGCCCCCGACACCGAATATGCACGCGATGCGCGGTTGAAAATGGACTTGGCCAATGACCATCTCGCTGGTCGTGAGATGGAAGTCGGGCGTTACTATCTGGGACAGAAAATCCCCTCGGCCGCGCTGGGGCGATTCCGCCGTGTGGTTGAAGTTTTCCAGACCACCAGCCATGTTCCCGAGGCCCTGCACCGTTTGGTTGAGGTGTATTTGTTGCTGGGCCTGACCGACGAAGCCCAGGCCACGGCGGCGGTTCTGGGACATAACTTCCCAGGCAGCACTTGGTATCAGGACAGCTTTGGGCTATTGGACAGTCGTGGTTTGAAGCCTGAAGACAAAAAGGATTCGTGGATCGGCCGCGTTTGGAACAAGATGGCCCGTACCATCGAATAG